The Engraulis encrasicolus isolate BLACKSEA-1 chromosome 22, IST_EnEncr_1.0, whole genome shotgun sequence genome includes a region encoding these proteins:
- the LOC134439149 gene encoding excitatory amino acid transporter 2-like — translation MPHKQVEVRMHESHLEPPVMEEPDGVCSTICSKLMNNLLLTITILGVIIGSATGMLLRTVSPLPADVIMVIGFPGEILMRMLKMLILPLIISSLITGLAGLDAKSSGRLGTRAMVYYMSTTVIAAILGVVLVLAIHPGNPKLKANLGAGKKNDEVSSLDAFFDLIRNLFPENLVQACFQQVATVTSKIEIPPPTVLRNGRNVTRSPPTYSIKKTLQFRTGMNVLGLIGFFVAFGIIMGKMGEKARLMLDFFNCLNEIVMRIVGCIMWYSPVGIACLICGKIISINDLEMVARQLGMYMITVIVGLIIHGAIFLPLIYFVIVRQNPYTFFMGVFQAWVTALGTASSAGTLPVTFRCLEENLGIDKRVTRFVLPVGATINMDGTALYEAVAAIFIAQMNGIDLDYGQIVTVSLTATLASVGAASIPSAGLVTMILILTAVGLPTSDISLLVAIDWLLDRFRTSVNVVGDSYGAGIVYHLSKHELDMFDAQQAKLDEMEMAKTQSFYENNTNQHVYAQRHSCPQVLIDDCKVTMTPNGSRSEYSVVEEEPWIRE, via the exons GTGTCATAATTGGGTCAGCGACAGGGATGTTACTCCGTACTGTGTCACCGCTGCCGGCCGATGTCATCATGGTCATCGGCTTCCCTGGAGAGATCCTGATGAGGATGCTCAAGATGCTTATCCTGCCTCTGATCATCTCCAGTTTAATCACAG GTCTAGCGGGGCTGGATGCCAAGTCCAGTGGACGTCTGGGCACGAGAGCCATGGTGTACTACATGTCCACTACAGTCATCGCCGCCATTTTGGGAGTGGTGCTAGTGCTGGCCATCCATCCAGGCAATCCCAAACTGAAAGCCAATCTCGGTGCAGGCAAGAAAAATGATGAGGTTTCAAGCCTGGATGCGTTCTTCGACCTCATTAGGAACCTGTTTCCAGAGAATCTTGTGCAGGCTTGCTTCCAGCAG GTCGCAACTGTAACAAGTAAGATTGAAATCCCTCCCCCTACCGTCTTGAGAAACGGACGTAATGTAACCAGGTCACCACCAACATACAGCATCAAAAAAACACTGCAGTTCAGAACTGGAATGAATGTATTAG GCTTGATCGGCTTCTTTGTGGCATTCGGCATCATCATGGGGAAGATGGGAGAGAAGGCGCGGCTCATGCTCGACTTCTTCAACTGCCTCAACGAGATCGTCATGCGCATCGTGGGCTGCATCATGTG GTACTCTCCTGTTGGCATTGCTTGTCTCATCTGTGGGAAGATCATTTCCATCAACGATCTGGAGATGGTTGCCCGGCAACTGGGAATGTACATGATAACTGTCATAGTGGGCCTCATCATCCACGGCGCCATATTTCTACCACTCATATATTTTGTCATAGTACGGCAAAATCCCTATACGTTCTTCATGGGAGTATTCCAAGCATGGGTCACAGCTTTGGGTACAGCATCCAG TGCTGGTACTTTACCAGTCACATTCCGATGCCTAGAGGAAAATCTCGGCATTGACAAGAGAGTGACTCGCTTCGTGCTTCCTGTTGGTGCTACCATTAATATGGATGGTACTGCGCTCTACGAGGCAGTGGCAGCCATTTTCATTGCCCAGATGAATGGAATTGACCTTGATTATGGCCAGATTGTCACAGTCAG CTTAACAGCCACCCTAGCTAGTGTGGGAGCAGCCAGTATTCCAAGTGCTGGTTTGGTGACCATGATTCTCATCCTGACTGCTGTGGGGCTGCCGACGTCAGACATCAGTTTACTGGTGGCGATTGACTGGCTCTT GGATCGCTTCCGAACTTCCGTGAACGTTGTCGGTGATTCCTATGGCGCTGGGATCGTTTACCACCTTTCCAAACACGAGTTGGACATGTTTGATGCACAGCAGGCTAAGCTAGATGAGATGGAGATGGCAAAAACGCAGTCCTTTTATGAGAACAATACCAATCAGCATGTATACGCCCAGCGCCACTCCTGCCCACAAGTACTGATAGATGACTGCAAG GTAACCATGACCCCAAATGGCTCCCGTTCGGAGTACTCTGTTGTTGAGGAGGAACCTTGGATACGCGAGTAA